One Synechocystis sp. LKSZ1 genomic window, TTTATTGGCTTTTTTAAGAAACTCATGGGGAACAGAGGTCATAAAGAGATTCCCTCTAGATGAACGTTGCGATAAAACGCATTATCTTCAGTGTTCCATTTTTCTAGGGTTGTAAACACACAAGATATTAGAATTTCATTTTCAATACACAGATCACTAATATAACCACTTATCTTTTTAACTTCTGAGTAATAAGAAAATTTATCTTTAAGGACAATCAAAATGTCGAAATCAGATTCTGGCCCTGCATTCCCCCTGGCGCGAGAACCAAAAAGAATAACTTTATCCAATTGTTCTTGATAGAGTCGGCTTAGATAGACTTTGAATTCTTGAAGAATTTTAAGGTCTCGGGAAGACAGTTTTAGGGAATTCATTTTTATTTAGAAGTTAGGCTGATCTCGGAAAGCGCTTTGAAGATGTTTCTGAGTCTCTAAAGTTGTTTGATTATTGCTTAAAATTGTGAAGCATTTTTATTGTTTAAGATACGCTTTTAGGGCGTTCTCTATCGCTGTTTTAATGGAAGCATCAGGGTTTCAAAGCATGATTTTTTGAACGGGATTTTCGTTTAAATTTAGGATAATTTATATGGAATATTGAAAATGACTTTGATGATTGGGCGAAAAAATTTTAAGACTCCAAAAGGTGGTGTGATTATCTATTACTTCTAGCAAAGGAAAAAATTTGATTTGAACGAGGACT contains:
- a CDS encoding nucleotidyltransferase domain-containing protein: MNSLKLSSRDLKILQEFKVYLSRLYQEQLDKVILFGSRARGNAGPESDFDILIVLKDKFSYYSEVKKISGYISDLCIENEILISCVFTTLEKWNTEDNAFYRNVHLEGISL